In the Streptomyces sp. BHT-5-2 genome, one interval contains:
- a CDS encoding DUF397 domain-containing protein, translating to MKPELIGTYRKSSYSTQDGNCVEIASISTGGRAIRDSKNPAGPHLAFTADAWGAFTQSLKGGCDRV from the coding sequence ATGAAGCCTGAACTGATCGGCACGTACCGGAAGTCCTCCTACTCGACGCAGGACGGCAACTGCGTGGAGATCGCCTCCATATCCACCGGCGGCCGCGCCATCCGCGACAGCAAGAACCCCGCCGGGCCCCACCTCGCCTTCACCGCCGACGCCTGGGGCGCGTTCACCCAGTCGCTGAAGGGCGGCTGCGACCGCGTCTGA
- a CDS encoding helix-turn-helix transcriptional regulator — protein MPAGGRPTVRSRRLGNAMRRYRETAGLDQPDAAEAITKSVSKISRLESGHTSASGLEVRTLLDLYGVEDPAERTKLLEWARKSNERGWWIDYQAAIQPGHVDHIALENEATCIRAWEPVLVPGLLQTPEYTEAVITVGPRSVPPEEVVELTKLRQERQRQIEAGGASFTAIIWEPALTALHSQPRVNVGQLTHLLEVGRRQNITIQILPASASLIAGMSSGFAAFSFGEEAIVEAVTLDTPAHANVVEAPEDLARYVNVFDQLRSAALPPDNSAERIRELLEDGMPYEEVKA, from the coding sequence ACGCAGCCGTAGGCTCGGCAACGCAATGAGGCGCTATCGCGAGACTGCCGGCTTGGATCAACCGGACGCCGCCGAGGCGATCACGAAGTCCGTTTCCAAGATCAGTCGCCTGGAGAGCGGGCATACGTCCGCGTCAGGCTTGGAGGTCCGCACGCTCCTGGATCTGTATGGCGTGGAGGATCCAGCGGAGCGAACCAAGCTGCTCGAATGGGCTCGGAAGAGCAACGAGCGGGGTTGGTGGATCGATTACCAAGCCGCGATCCAACCCGGCCATGTGGATCACATTGCCCTCGAAAACGAGGCAACGTGCATCAGGGCCTGGGAACCCGTCCTCGTTCCGGGGCTGTTGCAGACTCCCGAGTACACCGAAGCCGTCATCACCGTTGGGCCGAGGTCGGTCCCGCCCGAAGAGGTTGTCGAGCTGACGAAACTCCGCCAGGAGCGGCAACGGCAGATCGAGGCAGGCGGAGCTTCCTTCACGGCGATCATCTGGGAGCCGGCCCTCACCGCATTGCACTCCCAACCTCGTGTGAATGTTGGTCAGCTGACGCACCTTCTGGAAGTTGGGAGGCGGCAGAACATCACCATTCAGATCCTCCCAGCATCCGCAAGTCTGATTGCCGGCATGTCGAGTGGCTTCGCCGCCTTCTCGTTCGGGGAAGAAGCGATTGTGGAAGCAGTGACACTTGACACTCCCGCGCACGCCAATGTTGTAGAAGCGCCTGAAGATCTTGCCCGCTATGTCAACGTCTTCGACCAGCTACGCTCAGCGGCACTGCCACCGGACAACAGCGCTGAGCGCATCCGGGAGCTCCTTGAAGACGGAATGCCGTACGAGGAAGTGAAAGCATGA
- a CDS encoding serine protease, protein MPAATPPEPAGPPEPSDPHEPFAPRASDGPPGAPSPRRRTRPRALRRTSLAAAAAALLLAAATACGPDGNTASGSGSSAAGDRKTGAGHLPDGAPTSLDDLKKWKDGGWKNWDKWAHKAQDFANPIIKDHWKADRLAQAKAAPELGVQAGTAVDGDGATDPEPRPVTAQEVDRPYHRHMAPVGKIFFDSPKGPMVCSGTIVEDPAHPGKSNLVWTAGHCVHSGRQGGWMRNIVFVPSYNDQGVPMSQVGTSPTEQVTPYGRFWADWISTSGEWIDMGSSASGNAGSAYDFAVLHVRPEYGGGKSLQETVGAAAQVWFNAPHADGISSVKAFGYPAAPPYDGARMMACLDRPGRLTMQQGTPAMDRIGCTMTGGTSGGGWFVSRNGRLALISNTSISSNAHTWLAGPYLGPEAERVFDTVSRKFAG, encoded by the coding sequence ATGCCAGCAGCCACACCACCGGAACCGGCCGGCCCGCCGGAACCGTCCGACCCGCACGAACCGTTCGCCCCACGCGCCTCTGACGGGCCGCCGGGGGCACCGTCGCCACGGCGGCGCACCCGCCCCCGGGCCCTCCGCCGTACCTCCCTCGCCGCCGCGGCGGCCGCCCTCCTGCTCGCCGCCGCGACCGCCTGCGGCCCCGACGGCAACACCGCTTCGGGCAGCGGGAGTTCGGCCGCCGGCGACCGGAAGACCGGCGCCGGCCACCTGCCCGACGGGGCGCCGACCAGCCTCGACGACCTCAAGAAGTGGAAGGACGGCGGCTGGAAGAACTGGGACAAGTGGGCGCACAAGGCCCAGGACTTCGCCAACCCGATCATCAAGGACCACTGGAAGGCGGACCGGCTGGCCCAGGCCAAGGCCGCACCGGAACTCGGCGTCCAGGCCGGTACGGCGGTCGACGGCGACGGCGCCACCGACCCCGAGCCCCGCCCCGTCACCGCCCAGGAGGTCGACCGCCCCTACCACCGCCACATGGCCCCGGTCGGGAAGATCTTCTTCGACAGCCCCAAGGGCCCGATGGTCTGCTCCGGCACCATCGTCGAGGACCCCGCGCACCCGGGGAAGTCCAACCTCGTGTGGACCGCGGGCCACTGCGTCCACTCCGGCCGGCAGGGCGGCTGGATGCGCAACATCGTCTTCGTGCCCTCGTACAACGACCAGGGCGTGCCGATGAGCCAGGTCGGCACCAGCCCCACCGAGCAGGTCACCCCGTACGGCCGTTTCTGGGCCGACTGGATCAGCACCTCCGGCGAGTGGATCGACATGGGCAGCTCGGCGTCCGGCAACGCCGGTTCCGCGTACGACTTCGCGGTGCTGCACGTGCGGCCGGAGTACGGCGGCGGAAAGTCCCTCCAGGAGACCGTCGGCGCGGCCGCCCAGGTCTGGTTCAACGCCCCGCACGCCGACGGGATCAGCTCGGTCAAGGCGTTCGGCTACCCGGCCGCACCGCCCTACGACGGCGCCCGGATGATGGCCTGCCTCGACCGTCCCGGCCGCCTCACCATGCAACAGGGCACGCCCGCCATGGACCGCATCGGCTGCACCATGACCGGCGGCACGTCCGGCGGCGGCTGGTTCGTCAGCCGCAACGGCAGACTCGCCCTGATCTCCAACACCTCGATCAGCTCCAACGCCCACACCTGGCTGGCCGGCCCCTACTTGGGCCCGGAGGCGGAGCGTGTCTTCGACACGGTGAGCCGAAAGTTCGCGGGGTAG
- a CDS encoding Pls/PosA family non-ribosomal peptide synthetase, with the protein MGTTRWGGTRLHRVFETTCDRMPSATALECGGHVLTYAELDARANRIAHHLRGLGVGAGCRVALLVPRSVELYAALLAVGKAGATFVPVDPAAPADRIAFIASDAQADAVLTVAGRAGAVAGLGAQVVELDTRAAELAAAPATRPRVPAPARRPAPARAAAPPGPEDDDPVDPLAYIMYTSGSSGRPKGVAIAHSSICNFLAVVPGVYDVRPEDRVYQGMTVSFDFSIEEIWPTWAVGATLVAGPAESGAGRFGAELADALDELGITVFYCVPTLLATLPRDLPGVRALMVGGEACPARLVERWSRPGRRILNTYGPTETTVTATVAELRPGRPVTIGRPLPTYTVVLLDEELRPVPDGAVGEICVGGPGVARGYVGRPELTAERFVEHPAAAGGGRLYRTGDLGRVTADGEIAFLGRADDEVKVRGYRVDLGEIDNVLLEDAGVAEAATALVRLPDRDGAGASQELSAYVVPTSNGDGPAAAAAEEALVARLHQHLRQRLPAYMVPPFLDVLPRLPAMPSGKVDRRRLPVPSGRRLGGGGRVVPPRGELEARVREVWAEVFGMAPDALSTEADFFDDLGGHSLLAAQVVSLLRSRGIGSGTGATLRTLYARPTVRGLAAGLNMAPQPGGPEVPEARSANGDSAAGGGVAAGGGGTGPGADSGPGTAAPAPPQVRPRPLRHSGARIAVAGLVQAAVLYLLFFATTVPLAVVFSRQGGVFTGRTPVPVQPVLAALVGYFGVRWLLPVLLARPLAAGIRPGRYPLWGATYLRLWTLGLLLGASPLPVLSGSPLMGGYLRLLGARIGPRTTVATGAVPLPSLVRIGADASIGYGVTLRAWRVADGWVTVAPIDIGPRAYVGAHAVLEPGARIGTGAGLGEQSALGQGEAVPPGARWAGSPPSPVAALAPDVEEMLRADGPAGRGRASHLTAAHRTAALLGVVLLELLALAAVVPGAALVWCAWLAWGGGPTVLVSLVAAAPLYVLSVCAAVAGAKRLLLRRTPVGVHSVRSGLGVRKWLSDKLLESSLALTNSLYATLYTVPWLRLLGARIGPGAEVSTASHLDPDLLALGEGSFVADMAGVGGATFAGGRVLCRRTEVGHRAFVGNAAYLPAGTRTGPNSLIGVGTVPPEEEVPAGSSWLGSPAFRLPRRQSSGTFPEELTFRPTRRAVRRRLAVEYLRATMPAALVGTSAYLFLLALSGLAHSPSPALPVLLAPVLLMAAGLAVVAACALLKWLVVGRYRPRVEPLWSGFVRRTEFVTGLYEAAAVPAGLAALAGTPFLPPALRLFGARIGRRTWLATTFLTEFDLVEVGDDAAIGAGVSLQTHLFEDRVMKMSKVTVRAGAGVGSRSVVLYDGIVGEGVWLDALSLVMKGEYLVPGTAWRGIPAQGLPLRPADRPPAPAPHPTSPAR; encoded by the coding sequence ATGGGCACGACCAGGTGGGGCGGGACGCGGCTGCACCGCGTCTTCGAGACCACCTGTGACCGGATGCCGTCGGCGACGGCGCTGGAGTGCGGCGGGCACGTCCTGACGTATGCGGAACTCGACGCCCGTGCCAACCGGATCGCCCACCACCTGCGCGGGCTGGGCGTCGGCGCGGGGTGCCGGGTCGCGCTGCTGGTGCCGCGGTCGGTGGAGCTGTACGCCGCCCTGCTGGCGGTGGGCAAGGCCGGGGCGACGTTCGTCCCCGTCGACCCGGCGGCGCCCGCGGACCGGATCGCCTTCATCGCCTCGGACGCGCAGGCGGACGCGGTGCTGACGGTGGCCGGGCGGGCGGGCGCGGTGGCGGGGCTCGGGGCGCAGGTGGTGGAGCTGGACACCCGGGCGGCGGAGCTGGCCGCGGCGCCGGCCACCCGGCCGCGGGTGCCGGCCCCGGCGCGGCGCCCGGCCCCGGCGCGGGCGGCGGCACCGCCGGGCCCGGAGGACGACGATCCCGTCGACCCGCTCGCGTACATCATGTACACCTCGGGCTCCAGCGGCCGCCCCAAGGGCGTGGCCATCGCGCACTCCAGCATCTGCAACTTCCTCGCCGTCGTCCCCGGTGTCTACGACGTGCGCCCGGAGGACCGGGTCTACCAGGGCATGACCGTCTCCTTCGACTTCTCCATCGAGGAGATCTGGCCCACCTGGGCGGTGGGCGCGACCCTCGTCGCGGGGCCGGCCGAGTCGGGGGCCGGGCGGTTCGGGGCCGAACTCGCCGACGCACTGGACGAGTTGGGCATCACCGTCTTCTACTGCGTCCCGACGCTGCTGGCGACGCTCCCCCGGGATCTGCCGGGGGTGCGCGCCCTGATGGTGGGCGGCGAGGCGTGCCCGGCCCGGCTCGTCGAGCGGTGGAGCCGGCCGGGGCGGCGGATCCTCAACACCTACGGGCCGACCGAGACCACCGTCACCGCGACCGTCGCGGAGCTGCGGCCGGGCCGGCCGGTGACGATCGGCCGGCCGCTGCCCACGTACACGGTGGTGCTGCTGGACGAGGAGCTCCGGCCGGTACCGGACGGGGCGGTCGGTGAGATCTGCGTGGGCGGCCCCGGTGTCGCCCGCGGCTATGTGGGGCGCCCGGAACTGACCGCGGAGCGCTTCGTCGAGCATCCGGCGGCCGCCGGCGGCGGCCGGCTGTACCGCACCGGCGACCTGGGCCGGGTCACCGCGGACGGGGAGATCGCGTTCCTGGGGCGGGCCGACGACGAGGTGAAGGTCCGCGGCTACCGGGTCGACCTCGGCGAGATCGACAACGTGCTGCTGGAGGACGCCGGGGTGGCCGAGGCGGCCACCGCGCTGGTGCGGCTGCCGGACCGCGACGGCGCGGGGGCGAGCCAGGAGTTGTCGGCGTACGTGGTGCCGACCTCGAACGGCGACGGGCCGGCGGCCGCGGCGGCGGAGGAGGCACTGGTGGCCCGCCTCCACCAGCATCTGCGGCAGCGGCTCCCGGCCTACATGGTGCCGCCGTTCCTCGACGTCCTGCCCCGGCTGCCGGCCATGCCGAGCGGCAAGGTGGACCGCCGGCGGCTGCCCGTGCCGTCCGGGCGCCGGCTGGGCGGCGGCGGCCGGGTGGTGCCGCCGCGGGGCGAGTTGGAGGCCCGGGTGCGGGAAGTCTGGGCCGAGGTCTTCGGCATGGCACCCGACGCGCTGTCCACGGAGGCGGACTTCTTCGACGACCTCGGCGGGCACTCGCTGCTCGCCGCCCAGGTCGTCTCGCTGCTCCGCAGCCGCGGCATCGGCAGCGGCACCGGCGCGACCCTGCGCACTCTCTACGCCCGTCCGACGGTGCGGGGGCTGGCGGCCGGTCTGAACATGGCGCCGCAACCGGGGGGCCCGGAGGTCCCCGAGGCCCGTTCGGCGAACGGCGACAGCGCGGCGGGCGGGGGCGTTGCGGCAGGTGGGGGCGGTACGGGTCCGGGCGCCGACAGCGGCCCCGGCACCGCCGCGCCGGCGCCGCCCCAGGTCCGTCCCCGGCCGCTCCGGCACAGCGGGGCCCGGATCGCCGTGGCCGGGCTGGTGCAGGCCGCCGTCCTCTACCTGCTGTTCTTCGCCACCACCGTGCCGCTGGCCGTCGTCTTCAGCCGGCAGGGCGGCGTGTTCACCGGCCGGACCCCGGTCCCCGTACAGCCCGTACTGGCCGCGCTGGTCGGCTATTTCGGGGTGCGCTGGCTGCTGCCGGTGCTGCTCGCCCGCCCCCTGGCCGCCGGCATCCGGCCGGGCCGCTATCCCCTGTGGGGCGCGACCTACCTCCGGCTGTGGACGCTCGGCCTCCTGCTGGGCGCGAGCCCGCTGCCCGTGCTCAGCGGCTCCCCCCTGATGGGCGGCTATCTGCGGCTGCTGGGCGCCCGGATCGGGCCGCGGACGACCGTCGCCACCGGCGCCGTCCCGCTGCCGTCCCTGGTCCGGATCGGCGCGGACGCCTCGATCGGCTACGGCGTCACCCTGCGCGCCTGGCGGGTGGCCGACGGCTGGGTGACCGTCGCCCCGATAGACATCGGCCCCCGCGCCTACGTAGGGGCCCACGCGGTGCTGGAACCGGGCGCCCGCATCGGGACGGGCGCGGGGCTCGGCGAGCAGTCGGCGCTCGGTCAGGGCGAGGCCGTGCCGCCCGGTGCCCGGTGGGCCGGCTCCCCGCCCTCCCCGGTGGCGGCCCTGGCCCCGGACGTCGAGGAGATGCTGCGCGCCGACGGCCCGGCCGGGCGCGGCCGGGCGAGTCACCTCACGGCCGCACACCGCACGGCCGCACTGCTGGGCGTCGTCCTCCTCGAACTGCTCGCCCTGGCCGCCGTGGTGCCCGGCGCCGCGCTGGTGTGGTGTGCCTGGCTGGCCTGGGGCGGCGGCCCCACCGTCCTGGTCTCCCTGGTGGCGGCCGCGCCCCTCTACGTGCTCTCGGTCTGCGCCGCGGTCGCCGGCGCCAAGCGGCTGCTGCTGCGCCGCACCCCGGTCGGCGTCCACTCGGTCCGCTCCGGCCTCGGTGTGCGCAAGTGGCTCTCCGACAAACTGCTGGAGTCCAGCCTCGCCCTCACCAACTCCCTCTACGCCACCCTCTACACCGTCCCCTGGCTGCGGCTGCTGGGCGCCCGGATCGGCCCCGGCGCCGAGGTGTCCACCGCCTCCCACCTCGACCCGGACCTGCTGGCCCTCGGCGAGGGCAGCTTCGTCGCGGACATGGCGGGGGTCGGCGGCGCGACGTTCGCCGGCGGCCGGGTCCTGTGCCGCCGCACCGAGGTGGGCCACCGCGCGTTCGTCGGCAACGCCGCGTATCTGCCGGCCGGGACGCGGACCGGGCCGAACTCGCTGATCGGCGTCGGCACCGTGCCGCCCGAGGAGGAGGTGCCCGCCGGCAGCTCCTGGCTGGGCTCCCCCGCGTTCCGCCTCCCACGGCGCCAGAGCAGCGGCACCTTCCCCGAGGAGCTGACCTTCCGCCCCACCCGCCGGGCGGTCCGCCGCCGCCTGGCCGTCGAATACCTCCGCGCGACGATGCCGGCGGCCCTCGTGGGCACCAGCGCCTACCTCTTCCTCCTCGCGCTCTCCGGCCTCGCCCACAGCCCCTCCCCGGCCCTGCCGGTGCTGCTCGCCCCGGTCCTCCTCATGGCCGCCGGCCTCGCCGTCGTCGCCGCCTGCGCACTGCTCAAGTGGCTGGTGGTCGGCCGCTACCGGCCGCGCGTCGAGCCCCTGTGGAGCGGCTTCGTCCGGCGCACCGAGTTCGTCACCGGCCTGTACGAGGCGGCCGCGGTGCCGGCCGGGCTCGCCGCCCTCGCCGGCACCCCGTTCCTGCCGCCGGCGCTGCGCCTGTTCGGCGCCCGGATCGGCCGCCGGACGTGGCTGGCCACCACCTTCCTCACCGAGTTCGACCTGGTCGAGGTGGGCGACGACGCGGCGATCGGCGCCGGCGTAAGCTTGCAGACGCATCTCTTCGAGGACCGGGTCATGAAGATGTCGAAGGTCACCGTCCGGGCCGGCGCCGGCGTCGGCAGCCGCTCGGTCGTGCTCTACGACGGCATCGTCGGCGAGGGCGTCTGGCTCGACGCGCTGTCCCTGGTCATGAAGGGCGAGTACCTCGTCCCCGGTACGGCGTGGCGCGGCATCCCCGCCCAGGGCCTGCCCCTCCGGCCCGCGGACCGCCCACCCGCCCCGGCCCCGCACCCCACCAGCCCCGCACGGTGA
- the fabV gene encoding enoyl-[acyl-carrier-protein] reductase FabV, with protein sequence MTDRVIDRPRSRGFLFLDSHPAGCRQLVSDMWEAVPAPAAAPPADGPVALVIGSSAGYGLAATLAGLKRAGIRGIGVCFEKPATARRTATAGWYRTAATAELAREAGRDMVFVNGDAFSDEVKDQVADLLAERFGGKLDHLIYSVAAPRRTDPETGTTYASVLQPIGAPSRTRTLVFDDEGAPEVKEVESAPAAEEDIAQTVAVMGGADWERWIDHLAGRGLLAEGFSTAALSYIGSTLTEGIYRKGTIGAAKAHLEGTARVLDKRLSELVGGRAVTSVNGAAVTQSSTAIPGIALYVGLLRGVLGERLAPPTAQLADLWDRLTGARPLDLDDEGRVRLDTWELDPEVQAAVTERWQEATTENIARLADLDWFHREVHRLYGFAVPGVDYGAPVATEVPWPGQAG encoded by the coding sequence GTGACCGATCGCGTGATCGACCGCCCCCGCAGCCGCGGGTTCCTCTTCCTCGACTCCCACCCCGCCGGGTGCCGGCAGCTGGTCTCCGACATGTGGGAGGCCGTGCCCGCGCCGGCCGCGGCGCCGCCCGCCGACGGCCCGGTGGCCCTCGTCATCGGCTCGTCCGCCGGCTACGGGCTGGCCGCCACCCTGGCCGGTCTGAAGCGCGCCGGGATCCGGGGCATCGGCGTCTGCTTCGAGAAGCCGGCCACCGCCCGGCGCACCGCCACCGCCGGCTGGTACCGCACCGCCGCCACCGCCGAACTGGCCCGCGAGGCCGGGCGGGACATGGTCTTCGTCAACGGGGACGCGTTCTCCGACGAGGTCAAGGACCAGGTGGCCGACCTGCTGGCGGAGCGGTTCGGCGGCAAGCTGGACCACTTGATCTACTCGGTGGCCGCGCCTCGGCGTACCGACCCGGAGACCGGCACGACCTACGCCTCGGTCCTCCAGCCGATCGGCGCGCCGTCCCGCACCAGGACGCTGGTCTTCGACGACGAGGGCGCGCCCGAGGTCAAGGAGGTGGAGTCCGCGCCGGCCGCCGAGGAGGACATCGCGCAGACCGTGGCGGTGATGGGCGGCGCCGACTGGGAGCGCTGGATCGACCACCTGGCCGGCCGCGGCCTGCTCGCCGAGGGCTTCAGCACCGCCGCGCTCTCCTACATCGGCTCGACGCTGACCGAGGGGATCTACCGCAAGGGCACCATCGGCGCCGCCAAGGCCCACCTGGAGGGCACCGCCCGCGTGCTCGACAAGCGGCTGTCCGAGCTGGTCGGCGGGCGCGCGGTGACGTCCGTCAACGGCGCCGCGGTCACCCAGTCCTCCACGGCCATCCCCGGCATCGCGCTCTACGTCGGGCTGCTGCGCGGCGTCCTCGGCGAGCGGCTGGCGCCGCCGACCGCCCAGCTCGCCGACCTGTGGGACCGGCTGACCGGGGCCCGGCCGCTCGACCTCGACGACGAGGGCCGGGTCCGGCTGGACACCTGGGAGCTGGACCCCGAGGTCCAGGCCGCGGTCACCGAGCGCTGGCAGGAGGCCACCACGGAGAACATCGCCCGGCTCGCCGACCTCGACTGGTTCCACCGCGAGGTGCACCGCCTCTACGGCTTCGCGGTGCCCGGCGTCGACTACGGGGCGCCGGTGGCCACCGAGGTGCCGTGGCCGGGGCAGGCCGGCTGA